The genome window CCTTTCTGTGCCATCACGGATTGGACTGATCCTAAAATATACAAGAATTGCTGGTTTGCCGTGGAAACGGTTGCCCTCCCGGATCTGAACACAGGAGATGCCTCCGTCGCCACAATGATCGGAGATTGGATCAAGCAATTTGTTGGTAACTATTCTATTGACGGACTCCGCATTGACGCTGCACTGCACATGGATGACGACTATGTCGAGGGCTTCTCCAAGGCGGCTGGTTTATTCACGATAGGCGAAGTCAGCAACGGAGACACAAGCCTGGTGTGCAAATACGAAAATTTGGTTTCTAGCGTCCTGAATTATCCACTATATTACGCCTTGATCCAAGCCTTCACAGCGGGCAATATGCTTGGACTCGCTGAAAGTATCCGAGCTGTGCAAAAGGACTGCAAGGATTTCGCGCTTCTGGAAACGTTCGTCGAGAATCACGATCTCCCTCGCTTTGCGTCACTGACCAATGACACCACCGTAGGTTTGGATAATTGCACCAGACATTTTACATCAGCTGACAGATACGAATTAGTTGGCAAAGAACGCGATGGCTTTCAACATACTCTCAGATGGCATCCCCCAAGGCACGTTCCTCGACATGACCCAGGCGGTCCCCAGGCAGCGCTAATAGACACAACCAGTATACCAAGGTCAAGAGCAGCACATGTCGGGCAACTATACGCCTTTCAACCGAGGCGCCCTTTGGACAACGAACTATGATACCACGAGCCCGCTATTCAAGCTCACCGCAACGCTCAACAAGCTCCGCAACCATGCCATTAGCATCGACAACCACTATGTGACCAACCATAGCATAGAGCTTCATTCCGACAACTCCACGTACGCCACCAGGAAGGGCCCTGAGGGAGTGCAGGCTGTTTCAGTCTTCTCAAACCAGGGCACCAATGGTGGTAAGTACCAGCTTGCGTTGAAGGATGCGTATGCGCCAGGGACAGAGGTCATGGAAGTCCTGGGCTGCTCCAAGCTCACTACTGACGATGTAGGCAACCTGACCGTCGAGATGGACGCTGGTGAGCCAAGGATCTTTTTCCCTGTCGCCCAACTCAAAAACTCTGGGCTGTGTGGCTTTGAGAAACAGAAGACTGCCTCGTCGAGCAACAGCGACCgcgacagcaacagcaacgaTTCGACCCACCCCTCTAGTCAAGACAAGGATGCGGATAAGAAATCCTCTGCGAGTATCGTTGGCGTTCCATACCCTGGTATGCTGATCTCTGGGGCGGCATTAGCGTTTCTGAGCTGGTTTCTCTAATTGGCTTCTGTTGAAATTATTAGAGGCCTTAGACTGGCAGGGATCGTTCGGACACCCTTTTTAGTCTAGTGGTAGTAATTTATTTCAATAGCTTCCAAAGCCATCTTAGCTCATGTTACCTGGTGCTGTATCTCTACTTGCCACGACTGTCTTCATTGCCTACCTACTTCATTTTCTTGACTGTGCCCATGGCACCATTTCCCTCACCTCAAAATGTACATATCCACTTTAATCTATTGATTGCTCATACTTGCGGCCACAGATCCTGCATGTCCTCTACTGACTGGACTAACTGTACCGGGGTTAGCTCTTCCGTAACTGAATcccgtacggagtacttcgGATCGAATCCACTCCAAGCTTCATTTATTATGATCTTACCTTGATCTTCAAGCAGGAACAATCGACCGCAATATTGTACTATCAGATAGTGAGGCGTGGGAAGGCGGAGGGTGAGGATCTGAACGACAACGGACGGAGTGTGGGACGGACGATGATGGTTCATGCCGGCCCGCAAAGGATGGCTGGAGATCGCGGGAGGATCATGGCTATTCTCCATacgaaagaaaaagggaaatgGCGCAATTAGACTAGACAATGTGTTTGTCGCCATACCAGCGACGATCCGCCATCATAAACCACACGACGTCACGAGAGGTGTCAAATGTAGTGCATGTATTTAAAGAGGCTTAACACTCCTCACAATCATGCTATTCAATCAAGATCAATCAACCGAGTTCAAGTCCGTGTCTCAGTGCCACCATGCTGTTTTGGATGCTTATAATTCCTCGCTGCGGCTATGCTTCTTGGTTGCCTCGTCTTTGCTGGTCTTTGCCATTGGCAGCTTGAGCAAGCATGGAATGGCGCAATGTCAAGGAGGCCAAAGGGGTATCCAAGAATACTGCTAATGAAGACGCTGCCGAAGAGGCTATGGCTTGGATGCACGGAGtgatgagaaagaaggcAGATTGATGGGGTCTGAGCAGGCATGGATTAGATTGTGAACAAATCCTTAAGCGGCTACTAATCCTCACCACTATCGTGCTCACGTTTCATGACGTCTTCCGAATTTAACCTAGATCTGCATGTTCTAGCTAAGGGCTATACTATTCCAGAAACTCAGGAATGGAATTGGATCTTGGGTACCGCCCGTTTCGCTCAGTGGATTCTCACCATCAGCGTGGAAAACGACCCCACACCACACCCAGTCCTTCTGGCTCGGATTAGAGTCCTCCACAAGCCGGCGAGAGTAGAGATGGGCTCTGTGCCATTTATCATGTCCGCACCGGCAGTCAGTGCCGGTTAAAACCGAGTCTCACTTCCAAGTCTTCATCGACCGTCCCGAGACGTCAACGATGTTTTCGTCACACAGGATATATTGCAGATAGGCTTTCGAAGATTCTCGGGCCCCGTTGATATCAGGGGGCGGCAAGGAAAGTACCGTCGGGTGATCCTTCAAGGCATAGTCCGCGGGCTCTGATACAAAACCAGGTCGGAAACGGGCGATGCCTGAGCGCCGGAAGTCTGGATCCTGGACACCATCGGCATACTTGATAAAGGAACCCAGCTCGTGGCAGAGCGGGATTTCAAAACTTCTCGTCCCCCTCATCGCTAACGGCCGCCTCATTACACATACTTTGGACAGTCTCCAGGTACATCTGACGACACTCCTCTGATACCAGGGTCGGAGGCTGGATGCCATCCATATACTGGTGGTATAGTGTTTTGACGTTCCGCCAGCCGAGTGGCACTTCTCTCCTCACGAGCTTGCCGGACAGGGCCTACCGGGGTGCAATCATTCTAGAAACCAAGGGCGAGATTACTCCGCCAGAGGGGGCGCATCTTTTCCAgtttttttcttctttgatgGGGAGGTTCATGGCTTCGATTTCGTCGATCCGGTCTTGGAGGAATTGCCGGTTAGAGGACTCCTTTTGGGTACAGAATTGTTCTACTCCCAGGCGCATGATTTTATCTGCATTATGGGCAGATGGCTGTGTGGTGTGTGCCATGCCTAGTAGTAGAAACCCTATATGGTGGGTGCATGGAGAAGGGCTAAAAGGAAAAAAGGAATTGATTAAGATAGAATAGTGACCATGGTATCGTGTGAGAGGGTGCCTGGAAGCCTAGAGAGGCTGCCATACCAGTGTTTGTCAAGAGAAAGGGTCGTGACTCGAGTTATAGTGTTACAGGGCATGTCTTCCTCCTAAACGCCATTGATGGATTTACAAAATAGGAATCATAACGACGTCGAAGCGTTGAcaatatataagagattcCTGTGATGGAGCAGCAACCTCGACATAGGATGTCATTAAGACAGTCTACCACAGCCCTAGCAATTGCAGAACCAAAAAGAAGACACTGGTATGATTCTGAAACCGCATGGTGTGTCCACAGCTGCGACTGCTCAGCAGGGATTCAGGGAATTGACGCTTTTGATTTCGTGCACATCACCGGTCTATAACTAACTGCCGCAATCAGGAGCCCCCATTGCTAGCCCAATCCCACATGCTTTGTGTATATTCATTAATCTAACAATATACAAACTACCCTTTCTATGAACAAACGTCTGTCGAGTCTATCATGCCATATTAGCCTTAAAGAACTGCGGGAACAGTGTccgcagctcctcaaggCTGCGAATCATGTATTGCGAGGCCGGAACCCGAGGCACCGGGAGCGTCGGTTCGACGAGGTGGACAGTAGTCCAGCCACGATCCGCGGCGTGTTTGCAGTTCAAGTGCGAGTCGTCTGCCGATTATCAGCACAATACTGAGAGAAGGTCAAAGGGCGAAAGAAAATAGCATACCAACAAAGTAGCACTGCTCTGTGCTCGGCACCCCGGCTTCAATCTCCGCCTTCTCGTACATATCCTGGGATGGCTTGCAGATGAGCGGTGGCCGCGAATAGTCGCAGAATGTGATGCCCTCGAACAGATCATCCACCTTCAACAACCTGATGACACGTTGAGCATGTGAGATGTAAGCGTTTGTGAGCAGCCACAGCTTCACTTTGGACTTGTCAATGTCCTCGAGTAACTTGCGCAATTTGGGATCTGGCTTGAGGATATTGTCCAAGGGGAGGGCGTCGTCGACTTCACGATTGAATTCAAGAGGGTCAATGGTGTGGTGACGTGTGAGGCCCTGAATCGCAAGACCGTACTCCTTGTAGTATTTCTGGTGGAGCATGTGGGCATCTTCAGCAGAGAGGGAGAGGTGCTTGACGAAGAACTGGTCTGCCACGGTGATTTAAATTAGATGAGTTCATCGTCCGAGTGCGTCCATATCGAGGGAATTCGAGGCAACTAACGGATCAATTTCTGCATCTCATCATGGATGTTGCAATCTGCGGTGGCCATGTCAGTCCTCATCGGAGCGCTCGAGTCGGCGGGGCTCCTGACCTCGAGAATAGAGCTGCGCAAGACTTCCATATCAGCCTGGGAATATGCCAAAGAGCAGCAGATATAAGGAGCAATGGATATACATACACAATTGTCTATGTCAAAGAAGAAAACTGGCCTTGAGTCAGGATCAGGTACTGCCCCAGTGGGACATTCCGTAGTCGCCATTGTTCTCCGAGGGTGAATGAAATCACTGTGAGAGTTGAAGAGTCTATAAGGAAAAGATGAGGAAAGTGTAAATCTAGGTTGGATTCTCTGGCATATGCGATAAGTCCGTAACATCAACGAAGTCATAGATGAAAGACAAACGGAGTAGAGTCACCCTCACTATGATTCACATCTTCATGAACGCAGGCGCCCTAGATCTGCGGAAATAACCGCCCGCATTGTAATTCCGTACAGAGCTTAGCGTTTGACCGCCAAAGTCACGGTCTCACAGACTGCCTTTACTACGCCTGAGTGAGCCTAGCGTACCTTAGCTGACTCCGTACAGTACCTCCGTTCGGACTCGAATGCTTGCATTCtgctatttttttttcttctgtcTCCCTTGACCACGTCAAAGGCGAAAAATACACCCGACCTTCCTGCTCCCATCCTTCCATGTTTCCTGTCGATAGAGTGATAAACTCATCACAGGTGAACTAGGTTTAAAAGACTTTTGGATTTACAGGTACTCCAAGTACCAATATAAATTACTCCCATAAGCCAACTCTCCCGCCCGTGGAGCTTCAGCGTGATGGCAACTCCCGGGACAGCTCAACTCCAAGCTGCAGCTATATCAGCCAGCTTATCGGAAAGCGAGCAGGTGAAGGAATATGAGAAGATCTTGAAAATTAGCGACGACATCTTTACTGGTGCTCACCCTAGGTTGAAAGTTCCCCAGCAATTTGTGCGCAAGACCGCGTCTCACAATGCCCCTAATCCCCCTACCCCAACAAGACAAGCTCAGGTAAAGACGGCTGGTGGCCAGACCCCTTTCCAGGGTCATCCATCTCAGTCCAagccagcagctgcaggagtCGCGAGTGCGCAGACCCTCAAAAACAATGCGTTATCTGGTGTGACCAGCGCCCCCCCGTCTACGCGTATTGTTCCCAACCCTACGTCGGAGATTGATCCGATCTTCTTGACCAAGTCCGATGATCTAGTTAGAGCGGAATTGCAGTTGCAACGACAAAGAGTGGAGAGGGCGTTGCGAGAGCAGctggaacagaagaagcaagaGTCCCGGCAGCGGGCCGCCATGCAGGACGCGAAGCCGGACTTTGATGTCTCGGAAGTTTTGAACAAGGCTCTTGAGCTGGTTCCACCTTCACCATCCATCGATGTGCCGGGGCCCAATGGCATGGAAGCCCCCAGTGACTCGTATGATGAATCGTTCGACTCCAGTAGAGCCCCTGACTCTCCGATTCAGCAGAAGCCATCTTCGGCGCCTCTTTCTAATTCAGAAGAAGTTGCTACTGAAGCTCCAGTAGAGAATTACTCAGATGAGTTGCAACGGCTTGAAGCCCTCAACAGACCTGCGTCGGATCAGGAAATGCAAGATACTTACCCCGTTGCAGACCGTCAAAGGCAGTCCCAGCAGGCTCAGGTAGATCCCACGAACACCAATTTGCAGGCCATCCAACAGCAGGCGAATGCTTTCGAAGAACCCGAGTATTCGCCTCCGGCTCCAGATATACCACCTATGGAGAGCACAGTCCTTCCTCCGCCAATCCAGCAGAGTCAGCCACATACGGAGAAGCGCAGTGGACAAGCCCAGGAGCCTCCTCGTCCCCACCAAAATCATCGCAAAACCGTATCACCTAGGGATAACGTGAGGGTTGTGCGCAATCATATCACATCTCCTGCGGCACCGCAGCCGTCAAGAGTTTCTCCTCTCGCCATAGCTAAGGTTCCCACCATCCGTCCACCCAAAGTCCTACCAGTAGACTACAGCTCTAACCGGACGCAGCATGCGAGACAGGATCTTCGGGCTTCCAGCCCTGAAATTCCGCCCCAGCAGTTGATGCCGAGGAAACGTAGGAGACTACAGGAAGACAGAAGCCGGCCCGGCCCGGTCTCGTACAGACCGCAAGCAGGTGGCGGTACCGAGGCATATATCAAGGAAGAGCCGGTCTCGCCGCCGCCCTTCGCCGACACGGCACCCGCAATCCATCCTCAAGAAAGGCCAATCTATATTGACATTGCCTCGCCTCGCCCTCCCTATACACCAGTATATGAGAGAATCGAACCGGTGCGGGAGCCTGCATACGAGCTCGATCCTTATCATGAAGCTCACGTTGAAGCGTCATACCCAAGAACGGTTTCGAGGCTTAGTGCTCGGCGCCCAATACGCGATGACCAAGATCTACGGAGGGTCGCAAGCTTGCACCAGGCCCGGCAACCAGAGTATACTCGGGAGTACATTGAGCGACCCAGCTCTCGCTCGCTGCGCGCTGCATCCTACGCTATTGTGGAGCGTCCTCCGCAAGAAAGAGTCAGGTACTATGACGACCCGCCGCAAACTTATGCCAGGCACTACGCCCCGGCGGTTGAGTCGCCGACATCGCCGCGCTACCAAGAGGCCTGGATCCAAGGAAGTACGACGGCGCCTCCACGGCGAATACTGATAGACGAGCATGGAAATCACTATCGTGAGAGGACTCCGCCACCAAGAATGCAGGCAATGCCTCCACCCCCAGGTCGAATCCCGCGAGGCGATGTCTACGATGACGGCGTACGTCCTGGTGGTAGCGTTCGAGCAGTCTCCGTTGTTGAGGATCCATATGGTGGCCGGAGATACGTGCAGGAAATGCCACCGCCGCCACTAGCTTATCGACGGGTGACGGATTACCCTCGGCCCGCCCCGAGCGAAAGGCGCAGCTACGTCACGCCACTGGTTGATGACAGAGAGCCTTACCGACGCAGCAGTAGCGTCCAAGTTGCCGGGTATCCTACGGCTCGTGCGACCTACGTTGAAGAGGCGAAAATTCC of Aspergillus fumigatus Af293 chromosome 2, whole genome shotgun sequence contains these proteins:
- a CDS encoding alpha-amylase, coding for MRQSLYHGAIWFALASLASADAPSSQQWAERAIYQVMTDRFARPAGSSDAPCDPERYCGGSWTGIIDKLDYIQDLGFTAIQISPVVENIPDNTKYGEAYHGYWPKNLYALNEHFGTADELRRLVSEVHRRDMYLIVDVVINDMAQAVNGSMKDDPSLKIDYSQLFPFDDEKYYHPFCAITDWTDPKIYKNCWFAVETVALPDLNTGDASVATMIGDWIKQFVGNYSIDGLRIDAALHMDDDYVEGFSKAAGLFTIGEVSNGDTSLVCKYENLVSSVLNYPLYYALIQAFTAGNMLGLAESIRAVQKDCKDFALLETFVENHDLPRFASLTNDTTLAKNAMAFNILSDGIPQVYQGQEQHMSGNYTPFNRGALWTTNYDTTSPLFKLTATLNKLRNHAISIDNHYVTNHSIELHSDNSTYATRKGPEGVQAVSVFSNQGTNGGKYQLALKDAYAPGTEVMEVLGCSKLTTDDVGNLTVEMDAGEPRIFFPVAQLKNSGLCGFEKQKTASSSNSDRDSNSNDSTHPSSQDKDADKKSSASIVGVPYPGMLISGAALAFLSWFL
- a CDS encoding putative pyrimidine 5'-nucleotidase — protein: MATTECPTGAVPDPDSRPVFFFDIDNCVCISIAPYICCSLAYSQADMEVLRSSILEVRSPADSSAPMRTDMATADCNIHDEMQKLIHQFFVKHLSLSAEDAHMLHQKYYKEYGLAIQGLTRHHTIDPLEFNREVDDALPLDNILKPDPKLRKLLEDIDKSKVKLWLLTNAYISHAQRVIRLLKVDDLFEGITFCDYSRPPLICKPSQDMYEKAEIEAGVPSTEQCYFVDDSHLNCKHAADRGWTTVHLVEPTLPVPRVPASQYMIRSLEELRTLFPQFFKANMA